CCAGTTGGTAACGGTACAGGCGCGCCGGGAAGTCCTTGGGTTGCACCAGTACGCGGTCGTTGCTGACGATGGCCACGGTCTGGTCGCTGCCGGAGGGCTTGATCACGCCGATGCCCGGGTCGTCGGCCGGCAGGTTGAGGAGGTCGCGGCCCCAGCACTGGTGGCGGGTCTCGCCCCCCAGGCGACCCATGATGGTGGGCACCACATCGATCTGGGTGCCGACGCTGTGGTTCAGGCGGCCGAACTTTTCCTGCACGCCGGGACCGATCAGCAGCAGCGGCACGTTGAAGCGGAACAGGTCCATTTCGGTCAACTGCTTGTCGCTGCCGAAGCCATGGTCCCCCACCACCACGAACAGGGTGTCCTTGAACCAGGGCTCCTTGCGCACCTTCTCGAAGAACTGGCCCAGGGCCCAGTCGGCGTAGCGCATGGCGGTCAGGTGTTCGTTATGGACGCCGTGGGCGGTGACGGGCTCCACCGGCAGGTCCTTCGGCAGGGCGTAGGGCGTGTGGTTTGAGAGCGTCTGCAGCAGCGCGTAGAAGGGCTTGTCGGTGGGCATCTTCGCCAGTTCGGCGGCGCCCCGGTCGAACATGTCCTGGTCGGATACGCCCCAGGTCGGATCCATGAACACCGGGTCGACGAAGTCCTCGCGGCCAATGAACCGGGTCATGCCCTGGTTGCTGAAGAAGCCGGACTGGTTGTCCCACTGGAAATTGCCGTTGTAGACGTACAGGTCGTTGAAGCCACGGGCGCTGAGCAACTGCGGCAGGCCCGAGAACTGGTGGGCACCTTCCGGGGTGCGCATCAGGTACTCGAAGCCGGGCAGGTTGGGGAAGCACGCCATGGTGGCGAACATGCCCTGGTGCGTGTGGGTGCCGTTGGAGAAGAAGCGGTCGAAGAGCAGCCCTTCCCTGGCCAGACGGTCGAAGTGCGGGGTGATGCCGGCTTCGCTGCCGAGGGCGCCGACCCAGCGACCGGCGAAGCTTTCCATGAGGATCACCACCACATTGCGGATCGGCAGGGTGCCTTCGGTCGGCGGGGTGAAGTCGCGGCGGATGGCGGCGGTGTCGGTGTCCACCAACCGGTCATGGGGCGTCAGCAGCATCTCGCGCACGCTGGCCAGCGCCTGGTCTTCCGGCAGGGTGGCCTTCCAGGCGTTGTCGCGGTGGGAGGAGAAGCTGTTCTTGGCGGCGTCCACCAGGGTCAGCGTGCCGTTCAGGCCCAACTGGTTGGCGAACATGGACTCGGTGGTGAAGGCGTCGCCCCAGCGCAGCGGCGGTCCCTGGCGCAGATGGCCACGGGCGGCCACCACGGCCACCATCAGGCAGACCACGAAGAGGGCGAGGCGTCCGAACCAATGGGCGTGATGCCGGGGCTTGGCCGCGGCGCTGGCCCGGAGGCGCGGGCGGCTGGCCAGGTCGATGGCGCGGAACAGCTGGTAGAGCAGGGCGGTGGCCAGGGCCCAGGCGACCAGGTAGCGGCCGACGGGGAAGCCGTTCCAGATCATGCTGGCGACGGTGCCCAGGTCCTCCTGCAGGTACTGGAACACCAGGCTGTTCAGGCGCTGGTGGAATTCGCGGTAGAAGTCCAGTTCGCTGATGCCGAGGAACAGCGTCAGGCTGGCGGCGAAGGTCAGCCAGAGGCGGTGCAGGCCGCGCGCGGCCATGGCGCGTGCGCTGAGCAGCGACAGCAGCAGCGGGATGCAGACGAACACCACCACGCGCAGGTCGAAACGCACGCCGTTGGCGAAGGATTCGACGAAGACCGAGGCCGGGGCGTCGCCGATCTGGTCGCTGTTGTAGACCAGCAGGGCGACGCGCAACAGGCTGTACATCACCAGCAGCGCCACGGCGCTTGCCAGGGTGAAGGCCAGGTGGCTCCGGGTGGTGGGCTTGTCCAGGTTGAAGTGGGCGTGGCCGGTGGTCAGGGGTTCCTTGGCGGTCATCGGGTCGGGCATCCAGAGAAGCGGGTGAAAGGGCGATGGCCGGTTGGACCTCGCCGAGGCCATGAAGACCCCGGTGATGGCGTCATGGTTCCTGGCCGGATCGCCAAAGCGGACGGACTGTGCCAGAGCAAATGTGAAGAAAACGTCGTATTCCGGGGCGGGCAGCGTCGAAGCTGTGTCGGACTGTTACCGTGACATAAGTAGGAATGTTCCCGTAGCCACGGTTTCAGCCCAGCCTGCGCTCGCGGATGGCGGCGGCTTCCCGGGTCACCAGGTCGATGAAGGCGTGGGCCAGGGGAGAGCGCTCGTCCCGCCGTCGTACCAGCCACACGGCCGTGGTGGCGCCGGGATCCAGCAAGGTGCGGTAGACCACCCCGTCCACCCGCGTGCGCCGGAACGAGGCGGGCAGCACCGAGACGCCCAGGCCGGCCGACACCAGGCCGATGATGGTCATGGCCTCGCTGGCTTCCTGGGCGATTCGCGGGGTGAAGCCGGCTTCCCGGGCCAGCGCCTGGAGCTGGTCGTAGAGGCCGGTGCCGAAGCTCCGGGGGAAGAATACGAAGGGTTCGTCGGCCAGCGCGCCTACGGAGAGGCCCTCTTCGCTGCCGGCGGCCAGGGGATGGTCGGCCCGCAGCACCGCCACCAGGGGTTCGTTGAACAGCTCCACGGCCACCAGGTTGTCGGGCAGCGCCATGGGACGGATCACGCCCACTTGCACGGTTTCTTCCTGCAGGGCCTTCGCCGTCTCGGCGCTGCTGCCTTCGGTGAGCTCCAGGTGGACGTCCGGGTAGCGCTGGCGAAACGCATGGATGCTGCGGGGAATGGTGGAGGTGAAGGGCGCCGAGGAGGTGAACCCCACCTTGAGTTCGCCCAGTTCGCCCCGGTGCGCTCGGCGGGCCAGTTGCACCGCCTTGTCCACCTGCTGCAGCACCAGGCGGGCCTCGTCGAGGAAGCGGCGACCGGCTTCGGTCAGCTCCACCCGGCGGTTGGTGCGCTCCAGCAGGCGGGCGCCGATTTCCTCTTCCAGGGCCTGGATCTGCTGGCTCAGGGGCGGCTGGGATATGCCCAGTTGTTCGGCGGCGCGACCGAAGTGCAGTTCTTCGGCGACGGCGATGAAGTAGCGCAGGTGCCTGAGTTCCATGGGGTCTCCTTTTGATATGTAAAACATATCAAATCGGTCGAACAATATATTGGAGATAATATAAACCCGCCGATATCCTGTGCCCCATAACCCCAACAACGAACACCCCAGCCCCTGATCCAGGCGGCACGGCCTCGTTGTGCCTGCTCGCCGCAAACGTCCGAAGGTGCCCCGTGAGCCAAGCCCAGGCAGTTGTGAAACCCGCAGAAGAACCGGCGCCTTGTCCGGCGGCCGAGCCCGTCGCCGAGCTGCCCGATGCCGCCGCCAATGACCCCGAGCTTCCCACCTACATCAGGAAGGGCACGCCGCAGTTCCGTCGCACCTCCCTGGCGCTGTTCTCCGGCGGCTTCGCCACCTTCGCCCTGCTGTACTGCATCCAGCCGATGATGCCGGTGCTGTCCAGGGCCTTTGCCATCACCGCGACCCAGAGCAGCCTGGCGCTGTCGGTGTCCACCGCCATGCTCGCCCT
This genomic window from Pseudomonas furukawaii contains:
- a CDS encoding LTA synthase family protein; its protein translation is MTAKEPLTTGHAHFNLDKPTTRSHLAFTLASAVALLVMYSLLRVALLVYNSDQIGDAPASVFVESFANGVRFDLRVVVFVCIPLLLSLLSARAMAARGLHRLWLTFAASLTLFLGISELDFYREFHQRLNSLVFQYLQEDLGTVASMIWNGFPVGRYLVAWALATALLYQLFRAIDLASRPRLRASAAAKPRHHAHWFGRLALFVVCLMVAVVAARGHLRQGPPLRWGDAFTTESMFANQLGLNGTLTLVDAAKNSFSSHRDNAWKATLPEDQALASVREMLLTPHDRLVDTDTAAIRRDFTPPTEGTLPIRNVVVILMESFAGRWVGALGSEAGITPHFDRLAREGLLFDRFFSNGTHTHQGMFATMACFPNLPGFEYLMRTPEGAHQFSGLPQLLSARGFNDLYVYNGNFQWDNQSGFFSNQGMTRFIGREDFVDPVFMDPTWGVSDQDMFDRGAAELAKMPTDKPFYALLQTLSNHTPYALPKDLPVEPVTAHGVHNEHLTAMRYADWALGQFFEKVRKEPWFKDTLFVVVGDHGFGSDKQLTEMDLFRFNVPLLLIGPGVQEKFGRLNHSVGTQIDVVPTIMGRLGGETRHQCWGRDLLNLPADDPGIGVIKPSGSDQTVAIVSNDRVLVQPKDFPARLYRYQLGADASVERVPGDNDPRLERYLEAFLQTATGSLLNNTAGVKDARQNQ
- a CDS encoding LysR family transcriptional regulator, translating into MELRHLRYFIAVAEELHFGRAAEQLGISQPPLSQQIQALEEEIGARLLERTNRRVELTEAGRRFLDEARLVLQQVDKAVQLARRAHRGELGELKVGFTSSAPFTSTIPRSIHAFRQRYPDVHLELTEGSSAETAKALQEETVQVGVIRPMALPDNLVAVELFNEPLVAVLRADHPLAAGSEEGLSVGALADEPFVFFPRSFGTGLYDQLQALAREAGFTPRIAQEASEAMTIIGLVSAGLGVSVLPASFRRTRVDGVVYRTLLDPGATTAVWLVRRRDERSPLAHAFIDLVTREAAAIRERRLG